The Sorangiineae bacterium MSr11367 genome window below encodes:
- a CDS encoding discoidin domain-containing protein: MGQETRPDHRRTVGRALVALGALTLALQSGACSSDERTNGEDVAKDDIGQAASPATAYPAGRGAAVPWIEHQAEDNPTNAQVIGPSRIKWDANHIEAEAIGRKAVRLTQTGHYVSFRTTAPANSIVVRFSIPDAPNGGGIDRTLGLYVNGTRVKTLNLTSRYAWSYKGGLIGDPIVDTPAEQPHTFFDEVHVLLDSIPQGAEVKLQRDAQDTAAFYVIDLVDFEQVAPAKTMPAGFRSITEFGVQPNDGLNHATEIQNALRATSKLWFPPGEYLATSISGGNVGLDNPGTEVRGAGEWYTTLRGPKALFFCIGANTKCVYGDFAVFGEAKARAEETQGVQKAFAGPLGNGSLLENLWIEHEVGAIWVGNDPPYQDAPTQNLTIRNCRIRNTYADGINLDNGTSNSLVENVHFRNTGDDAAVVWSIKWTKWVKEMTYRFGDNYIKPEAKNAPDQGIGHGNTFRHITVQMPWRANCFASYGGYDNHFEDSICEDVLTYPGILIDNEFSSYPFSAPVTVYKNISLNRAGGTMFFENTSRPWNHGALKLYMREGDVNDILVDNLEIIDPTFSGIEFRGFGHAYAPPGERVSEEYLTAADNAKYTNVTLKNIKITNSGTYGIEIVDNATRGQVTFENVSVAGSVKGPLDQGGAPGSFFNRVGSNPGWEPNGGGGNDAGTPDSGQPDSGQPDSGQPGGNLALNKPVSESSHTQNYAATNAVDGNASTYWESNNNAFPQTLTVDLGAARNVNRIVLKLPPPSAWGARTQTLSVLGSNDGSNFGTTLVSSRGVNFDPATGNQATLTFTTTSQRYIRLNFTGNTGWPAGQVSEFEVYGP; the protein is encoded by the coding sequence ATGGGTCAGGAAACACGGCCGGATCACCGGCGGACCGTTGGCCGCGCGCTCGTTGCGCTCGGCGCGCTCACGCTTGCATTGCAAAGCGGGGCATGTAGCTCGGACGAACGGACGAATGGGGAGGACGTTGCAAAAGATGACATCGGGCAAGCAGCGTCACCCGCCACGGCGTATCCGGCCGGACGCGGCGCCGCGGTCCCCTGGATCGAGCACCAGGCGGAAGACAATCCGACGAATGCGCAAGTCATCGGGCCTTCGCGCATCAAATGGGATGCAAACCACATCGAGGCAGAGGCCATTGGCCGCAAGGCGGTGCGCCTGACGCAGACAGGGCACTACGTGTCCTTTCGCACGACGGCGCCGGCCAATTCGATTGTCGTGCGATTCTCCATTCCCGACGCCCCGAACGGCGGCGGCATCGACAGGACGCTCGGCCTCTATGTGAATGGCACGCGCGTCAAGACGCTGAACCTCACCTCGCGCTACGCGTGGTCGTACAAGGGAGGCCTCATCGGCGATCCCATCGTCGACACGCCCGCCGAGCAACCGCACACCTTCTTCGACGAAGTGCACGTCCTGCTCGATTCCATTCCGCAGGGAGCAGAGGTGAAGCTGCAGCGCGATGCCCAGGACACGGCGGCGTTTTACGTGATCGACCTCGTGGACTTCGAGCAGGTCGCGCCAGCGAAGACGATGCCCGCGGGCTTCCGCTCGATCACCGAGTTCGGCGTGCAGCCCAACGACGGATTGAATCACGCGACGGAAATTCAGAATGCGCTGCGCGCCACCTCCAAACTGTGGTTCCCACCGGGCGAGTATTTGGCCACCAGCATCTCTGGAGGCAATGTCGGTTTGGACAACCCGGGCACCGAGGTGCGCGGTGCGGGTGAGTGGTACACGACCCTGCGCGGACCCAAGGCGCTGTTCTTCTGCATTGGCGCCAATACGAAGTGCGTCTATGGCGATTTTGCCGTCTTCGGCGAAGCGAAGGCGCGCGCCGAGGAGACGCAGGGCGTGCAAAAGGCATTTGCCGGCCCGCTGGGCAACGGCTCGCTGCTGGAGAATCTGTGGATCGAACACGAGGTCGGTGCCATTTGGGTGGGCAACGATCCTCCGTACCAGGATGCACCGACGCAAAATTTGACCATCCGCAATTGCCGCATTCGCAACACGTATGCCGACGGCATCAATCTGGACAACGGCACGTCGAATTCGCTGGTCGAGAACGTTCACTTCCGCAATACGGGTGACGACGCGGCCGTCGTTTGGTCGATCAAATGGACGAAGTGGGTCAAGGAGATGACCTACCGCTTCGGCGACAACTACATCAAGCCCGAGGCCAAGAATGCCCCCGACCAGGGCATTGGGCACGGGAACACGTTCCGCCACATTACGGTGCAGATGCCCTGGCGCGCGAATTGTTTTGCGAGCTATGGCGGGTACGACAACCACTTCGAAGATAGCATCTGCGAAGACGTGCTCACCTACCCGGGCATCCTCATCGACAACGAGTTCTCCTCGTATCCGTTCAGCGCGCCGGTGACCGTTTACAAGAACATTTCACTGAACCGCGCCGGCGGCACGATGTTCTTCGAGAATACGTCGCGGCCCTGGAACCACGGCGCGCTCAAGCTGTACATGCGCGAGGGCGACGTGAACGACATCCTCGTGGACAACCTGGAGATCATCGACCCCACGTTCTCGGGCATCGAGTTCCGCGGATTCGGCCATGCGTATGCGCCACCCGGCGAACGTGTTTCCGAGGAGTATTTGACGGCGGCGGACAATGCCAAGTACACGAACGTCACGCTGAAGAACATCAAGATTACCAACTCGGGCACGTACGGTATCGAAATCGTCGACAATGCCACGCGCGGGCAGGTCACCTTCGAGAACGTGTCGGTCGCGGGCTCGGTGAAGGGTCCGCTCGATCAGGGCGGCGCGCCCGGATCGTTCTTCAATCGCGTGGGCTCGAACCCCGGCTGGGAGCCCAATGGCGGTGGCGGCAACGACGCAGGCACGCCGGATAGCGGGCAGCCGGATAGCGGGCAGCCCGACAGCGGGCAGCCCGGCGGCAATCTGGCCTTGAACAAGCCGGTCAGCGAGAGCAGCCACACGCAGAACTACGCGGCGACGAACGCGGTCGACGGCAATGCGAGCACCTATTGGGAGAGCAACAACAACGCCTTCCCGCAGACGCTCACCGTGGACCTCGGAGCGGCGCGCAACGTGAACAGAATCGTGCTCAAGCTCCCGCCGCCGTCGGCCTGGGGTGCGCGCACGCAAACCTTGTCCGTGCTCGGCAGCAACGACGGATCGAACTTCGGCACCACCCTCGTGAGCTCGCGCGGGGTCAATTTCGATCCGGCCACGGGCAACCAGGCGACCTTGACCTTCACGACGACGTCGCAGCGCTACATCCGGCTGAACTTCACCGGCAATACGGGTTGGCCGGCCGGGCAGGTCTCGGAGTTCGAGGTGTACGGTCCCTGA
- the budA gene encoding acetolactate decarboxylase, translated as MHRWASRFVFISCIVSAGCAGSPKPAPANHEVTSATQQDARTREDAWKKSTLTQFGTLEQLIRGGYDGPALVGDLAPNGDFGLGTYNALDGEMVVLDGVVYKVPSDGVPRVADRNEHTPFAAVTFFHADQRVPVSSPVANLAALQALITNASPDATRMLALKVHGTFSTLKLRAPRRQSPPYAPLAEATKSQVEFTHANVTGTMVGFRLPQFLGTTNATGYHFHFVSDDHQKGGHVLEASTNAATIDVQTLERLRFTVNN; from the coding sequence ATGCATCGTTGGGCATCGCGGTTCGTTTTCATCTCGTGCATCGTTTCTGCAGGCTGCGCCGGTTCGCCAAAGCCCGCGCCGGCGAACCACGAGGTCACCAGCGCAACGCAGCAGGACGCGCGCACGCGCGAGGATGCGTGGAAGAAGTCGACGCTCACGCAATTCGGCACGCTCGAGCAGCTCATTCGCGGTGGCTACGACGGGCCGGCGCTCGTGGGCGATCTCGCGCCCAACGGTGACTTCGGCCTCGGGACGTACAATGCGCTCGACGGCGAGATGGTCGTGTTGGACGGCGTCGTCTACAAGGTCCCATCGGACGGCGTGCCGCGCGTGGCCGATCGCAACGAGCACACGCCGTTTGCGGCCGTCACCTTCTTCCACGCGGATCAACGCGTCCCGGTGAGCTCACCGGTGGCCAATCTCGCGGCGCTGCAGGCGCTCATCACCAATGCGTCCCCCGATGCGACGCGCATGCTCGCCCTCAAGGTGCACGGTACCTTTTCCACGCTGAAGCTCCGCGCCCCGCGGCGCCAGTCGCCCCCGTACGCACCGCTCGCGGAGGCGACGAAGTCGCAAGTGGAGTTCACGCACGCGAACGTCACGGGCACCATGGTCGGCTTCCGTCTGCCGCAGTTCCTAGGCACGACCAACGCCACCGGTTACCACTTCCACTTCGTCTCGGACGACCACCAAAAGGGCGGCCACGTCCTCGAAGCTTCCACCAACGCAGCCACGATCGACGTCCAAACCCTCGAGCGCCTCCGCTTCACGGTGAACAACTAG
- a CDS encoding glycoside hydrolase family 88 protein, translated as MRIRRFGSVTAWVAAAAISAGTTFQAAPAHAAPEAEPTVQAACPVTDAMIRAANYWVAHGTDLASTSWQNGSFYTGNLAVVLATGQSNHRTFPWAKANNYALGVDPNRPFSPDGQAVGEAYLDLHVHFHPEPENLVPLRQQILDEVASVERGHVGYWNYAEAVNRSMPSFARLGVMDGNAAILEAMHKLFHHSERVTGGGLFNELTGLWRHDAVTPVFGSRTNGEAFAGLAKVLEALPSTDPHRAEYLRVFQRMAVTIQWTQRPDGFWNVDLLNPWNHPGPESGGTALLAYGVAWGVNHGVLDPAEYTPVATKAWQALQTKALNTEGFLGYVQKADAKPWDPPGTATETAAYGVGAFLQTGRQVALLTPGCHP; from the coding sequence ATGCGCATTCGACGATTTGGCTCCGTGACCGCGTGGGTCGCCGCCGCAGCCATCTCCGCAGGAACCACATTCCAGGCCGCACCGGCCCACGCCGCACCGGAGGCCGAGCCCACTGTGCAGGCCGCCTGTCCGGTCACCGACGCCATGATTCGGGCGGCCAACTACTGGGTCGCCCACGGGACGGACCTGGCCTCCACCAGCTGGCAAAACGGCAGCTTCTACACGGGCAATCTCGCGGTCGTATTGGCCACGGGTCAATCGAACCACCGCACCTTCCCCTGGGCGAAGGCAAACAACTACGCCCTGGGTGTCGATCCGAATCGTCCGTTTTCGCCGGATGGACAGGCAGTGGGTGAGGCCTATCTGGACCTTCACGTGCACTTCCACCCGGAACCAGAAAACCTCGTTCCGCTTCGCCAGCAGATCCTCGATGAGGTGGCCAGCGTGGAACGCGGGCACGTCGGCTATTGGAATTACGCGGAGGCGGTAAATCGATCCATGCCGTCGTTTGCGCGCCTCGGCGTGATGGATGGGAACGCCGCGATCCTGGAGGCGATGCACAAGCTCTTTCATCACAGCGAACGCGTCACCGGTGGCGGGCTTTTCAACGAGCTCACGGGACTCTGGCGCCACGATGCCGTCACGCCAGTCTTCGGTTCGCGCACGAACGGCGAAGCCTTCGCGGGCTTGGCCAAGGTGCTCGAAGCGCTCCCCAGCACGGATCCGCACCGCGCGGAGTACCTGCGCGTGTTCCAGCGGATGGCCGTGACCATCCAGTGGACGCAACGCCCCGACGGATTCTGGAACGTGGATCTCTTGAACCCGTGGAACCACCCGGGCCCGGAAAGCGGTGGCACCGCGTTGCTCGCCTACGGCGTAGCGTGGGGCGTCAACCACGGCGTGCTCGATCCCGCCGAGTACACGCCCGTGGCAACGAAGGCCTGGCAAGCCCTCCAGACCAAGGCGCTGAATACGGAAGGCTTCCTCGGCTACGTGCAAAAGGCCGACGCCAAACCGTGGGATCCACCTGGAACCGCCACGGAAACCGCGGCCTACGGCGTGGGCGCCTTCCTACAAACCGGCCGCCAAGTCGCCCTCCTCACCCCCGGCTGCCACCCTTAG
- a CDS encoding glycoside hydrolase family 18 protein produces the protein MKRFFPLAAVAVLAVLFHLSIAFPARAANLLANPGFEAGSLSGWSCSSASAVSSPVRSGSYALAGAASSSDFAQCTQTVSVVPNTAYSLSAWVRGNYVYLGVTGGSNTWTPSAAAYTQLTVSFTTGASQTTAQIFVHGWYGQGTYYADDVSLDGPGGGNPGAPGAPGTPSVGTVTNSSIALSWGAASGTVTGYRVYEGSTVRATVTGTSTTISGLAACSSHSYSVAAYNDAGESAKTAEASGSTSGCTNSGLPKHALIGYLHASFANGSGYIRMADIPAAWDIINLSFGEPTSVTSGDIRFTRCPASECPNVESDSEFIAAIRAKQQQGKKVLISIGGQNGQVQLTSTAARDAFVSSVSAIIDRYGLDGLDIDFEGHSLYLNAGDTDFRNPTTPVIVNLIAALRSLKARYGASFVLTMAPETFFVQVGYQFYGGAGGGDNRTGSYLPVIHAMRNDLTVLHVQDYNSGPVMGLDNQYHNIGNADFHIAMTDMIKAGFSVASTGYTFPGLRQDQIAFGLPAATSAGNGYTPPAQVQEAVNCLVKGQSCGGYSLRGGTSSSFRGLMTWSINWDRYYNWEFQNSHEPFLNALP, from the coding sequence ATGAAACGCTTCTTCCCGCTCGCCGCGGTTGCCGTTCTCGCGGTGCTCTTCCATCTGTCCATTGCCTTCCCCGCTCGTGCTGCCAACTTGCTCGCGAACCCCGGTTTCGAGGCCGGCTCGCTGTCGGGTTGGTCCTGCTCGAGCGCCTCCGCCGTGTCGAGCCCCGTGCGCTCGGGGAGCTATGCCCTGGCCGGCGCGGCCAGCTCGTCGGACTTCGCGCAGTGCACGCAAACCGTATCCGTTGTGCCAAACACCGCGTACAGCCTTTCGGCGTGGGTGCGGGGCAACTACGTCTACCTCGGCGTCACCGGAGGCTCCAACACGTGGACCCCCTCCGCGGCGGCCTACACGCAGCTCACCGTTTCCTTCACCACGGGCGCAAGTCAGACGACGGCACAGATCTTCGTGCACGGCTGGTACGGGCAAGGCACCTATTACGCCGACGACGTGAGCCTCGATGGGCCGGGCGGAGGCAACCCCGGCGCACCGGGCGCACCGGGAACGCCCAGCGTCGGCACCGTCACCAACTCGTCCATCGCCTTGTCGTGGGGCGCCGCCTCGGGCACCGTCACCGGCTACCGCGTGTACGAAGGATCCACCGTGCGCGCCACGGTCACGGGCACCTCGACGACGATTTCCGGCCTCGCGGCATGCTCCAGCCATAGCTATTCCGTCGCCGCGTACAACGATGCCGGCGAATCCGCGAAAACCGCCGAGGCCTCCGGCAGCACCAGCGGTTGCACCAATTCGGGGTTGCCCAAGCATGCGCTGATTGGATATCTCCACGCCAGCTTCGCCAATGGCTCGGGGTACATCCGCATGGCCGATATCCCGGCGGCCTGGGACATCATCAACCTCTCCTTCGGCGAGCCCACCTCGGTGACCTCCGGCGACATTCGGTTCACGCGCTGCCCCGCGTCCGAATGCCCCAACGTGGAAAGCGACTCCGAGTTCATCGCGGCCATTCGGGCCAAGCAGCAGCAGGGCAAGAAGGTGCTCATCTCCATCGGCGGCCAGAATGGGCAGGTGCAGCTCACCAGCACCGCCGCGCGCGACGCCTTCGTCAGCTCCGTGTCGGCGATCATCGATCGCTACGGTCTCGACGGCTTGGACATCGATTTCGAAGGCCATTCGCTGTACCTCAACGCGGGCGATACCGACTTTCGCAATCCCACCACGCCGGTCATCGTCAACCTGATCGCGGCGCTGCGCAGCCTCAAGGCGCGCTACGGTGCCTCCTTCGTGCTCACCATGGCGCCGGAGACGTTCTTCGTGCAGGTCGGCTACCAGTTTTACGGCGGCGCCGGCGGCGGGGACAACCGCACCGGCTCGTACTTGCCCGTGATCCACGCCATGCGCAACGACCTCACCGTGCTGCACGTGCAGGACTACAACTCGGGGCCGGTGATGGGGCTCGACAATCAGTACCACAACATCGGCAATGCGGATTTCCACATTGCCATGACCGACATGATCAAGGCCGGCTTCTCCGTGGCCAGCACCGGCTACACCTTCCCCGGGTTGCGGCAAGATCAGATCGCCTTCGGCCTGCCCGCGGCCACCAGCGCCGGCAACGGCTACACGCCGCCGGCCCAAGTGCAGGAGGCGGTGAACTGCCTGGTCAAGGGCCAGAGCTGCGGCGGCTACAGTCTGCGCGGCGGCACCTCGTCGAGCTTCCGCGGGCTCATGACCTGGTCGATCAATTGGGACCGCTATTACAATTGGGAGTTCCAGAACAGCCACGAGCCGTTCCTCAACGCCCTGCCCTGA
- a CDS encoding cellulose binding domain-containing protein — MFTIRFYLFTFLVAFAMVAVGHDATAEVLANGVTATFTKASDWGSGYEGKYTIANSGTTAITSWTVEFDLPAGHRVGSLWDGSYTASGQHVTVKSTWNGNVGPGGSASFGFNVAYSGAYSAPTGCKINGGACEDGGPTNPPGAPGVPGTPSVTGVTSSSISLAWGASSGTVTAYRVYEGTTVRATVSGTSTTLSGLSACATRTYTVAAYNDAGESVKSAAVTGTTSGCTQGPLPKHFLTGYWHNFVNPAVELRLRDVPAEYDVIAIAFAEATATAGAVTFGVDSGLSSALGGYSNADFKADVQTLKSRGKKIILSVGGEAGRVSVSDNASATNFTNSVRSILTEYGFDGVDIDLENGLNPTYMGQALHALRSQVGSSLIITMAPQTIDMQSTGASYFQLALNIKDILTVVHTQYYNSGSMLGCDQAQAYSQGTVNFITALACIQLENGLRPDQVALGLPAGTGAANGGVVAPSVVNNALDCLARGTNCGSFHPPHTYAEIRGAMTWSINWDVSNGNNFARTVRPHLDTLP; from the coding sequence ATGTTCACCATTCGATTTTATCTTTTCACGTTCCTCGTGGCCTTTGCCATGGTCGCCGTTGGCCATGATGCGACGGCGGAGGTGTTGGCCAATGGGGTGACGGCGACGTTCACCAAAGCTTCGGATTGGGGGTCGGGGTACGAAGGCAAATATACGATTGCCAATTCGGGAACGACGGCCATCACGTCGTGGACCGTGGAGTTCGATCTTCCCGCGGGCCACCGAGTCGGTTCGCTGTGGGATGGATCGTACACCGCCAGCGGCCAGCACGTGACGGTGAAGAGCACGTGGAATGGAAACGTGGGCCCGGGCGGGTCGGCCAGCTTTGGATTCAATGTCGCGTACTCCGGGGCGTATTCCGCGCCTACCGGGTGCAAGATCAACGGCGGCGCGTGCGAGGACGGCGGGCCCACCAATCCGCCCGGGGCGCCGGGCGTCCCCGGCACGCCCAGCGTCACGGGTGTCACGAGTTCGTCCATCTCCTTGGCGTGGGGCGCCTCCTCGGGCACCGTCACCGCCTACCGCGTTTACGAGGGAACCACCGTGCGCGCCACGGTCTCCGGAACCTCCACGACCCTCTCGGGTCTCTCGGCCTGCGCCACGCGCACGTACACCGTGGCCGCCTACAACGATGCCGGCGAATCCGTGAAAAGCGCCGCCGTCACCGGCACCACCAGCGGCTGCACGCAAGGGCCGCTGCCGAAGCACTTCCTCACCGGCTATTGGCACAACTTCGTCAATCCCGCCGTGGAGCTCCGGCTGCGCGACGTGCCCGCGGAATACGACGTGATTGCCATCGCCTTCGCCGAAGCGACGGCCACCGCCGGCGCGGTGACCTTCGGCGTCGATTCGGGGCTATCCAGCGCGCTGGGCGGCTACAGCAATGCCGACTTCAAGGCCGACGTGCAGACCCTCAAGTCACGCGGCAAGAAGATCATTCTCTCCGTGGGTGGCGAGGCCGGGCGGGTCTCGGTGAGCGACAACGCCTCGGCGACGAACTTCACCAACAGCGTGCGCTCGATCCTCACGGAATACGGATTCGACGGCGTCGACATCGATCTGGAGAATGGGCTCAACCCCACGTACATGGGGCAGGCTCTGCACGCGCTGCGATCGCAGGTCGGCTCGAGCCTCATCATCACCATGGCGCCGCAGACCATCGACATGCAATCCACCGGCGCGTCGTATTTCCAGCTCGCGCTGAACATCAAAGACATTCTCACGGTGGTGCATACCCAATATTACAATTCGGGATCCATGCTCGGGTGCGATCAGGCGCAAGCCTACAGCCAGGGCACCGTCAATTTCATCACCGCCCTCGCCTGCATCCAATTGGAAAACGGATTGCGCCCCGACCAGGTCGCCCTCGGCCTCCCGGCGGGGACCGGTGCGGCCAACGGCGGCGTCGTCGCGCCCTCGGTGGTGAACAATGCGCTGGACTGCCTGGCGCGCGGCACCAACTGCGGCAGCTTCCACCCGCCGCACACCTATGCCGAAATCCGCGGTGCGATGACCTGGTCGATCAACTGGGATGTCAGCAACGGCAACAACTTCGCCCGCACCGTGCGGCCTCACCTCGACACCCTCCCCTGA
- a CDS encoding cytochrome P450 has protein sequence MTFLTKSAARYGDIFKFHILGFPMVMVNHPDHVEHVLVRRAENYTKQGVVIFDLAETVLGNGLIRTPGGPDHARQRKLMQPTFRPNVVGFFTQNMIQEAIHLTEMWRPSAGKGTPVNVTDDAGQIALRIVTRSLFSADVSETARDFELAFADANEVLGSLFRNPFPPLSFPSRRRTMMRSATKRMKTFVENFVDRRIATNDVRDDLLGMLMRATYEDDGGHMPIKQLYDEVLNLVIAAFETTTSGISWALYLIAKHAEVGRRFVNEIDTQLQGRIPTYQDLNNLTYTRQIVDETLRLYSPAYQTMRAAIEDDDIGGYHVPAGTNIYLNSYVTHRHPNFWQDPEKFDPERFTPEAIAERPKHAYFPFGSGPRICIGKYFALAELQLILAIVAQRYRLEIPPDQGPTVADQLITLHPRGGVRLLVHER, from the coding sequence GTGACGTTTTTGACGAAATCGGCGGCGCGCTACGGCGATATCTTCAAGTTCCACATCCTGGGATTTCCCATGGTCATGGTCAACCATCCGGATCATGTCGAACACGTGCTCGTGCGCCGTGCGGAGAATTATACCAAACAGGGTGTCGTCATATTCGATCTGGCCGAGACCGTGCTCGGTAATGGACTCATTCGTACTCCCGGCGGTCCGGATCATGCGCGTCAGCGCAAATTGATGCAACCGACGTTTCGCCCGAACGTCGTCGGCTTCTTCACGCAGAACATGATCCAAGAGGCCATTCATTTGACGGAGATGTGGCGGCCGAGCGCTGGCAAGGGCACGCCGGTCAATGTCACGGACGACGCCGGACAGATCGCCCTACGCATCGTGACGCGCTCGCTGTTCAGCGCGGACGTGAGCGAGACGGCCCGCGATTTCGAGCTCGCTTTCGCCGACGCCAACGAGGTTTTGGGATCGCTGTTTCGTAACCCGTTTCCGCCTCTCAGTTTCCCGAGCCGGCGTCGCACCATGATGCGCAGCGCAACGAAGCGCATGAAGACTTTCGTGGAAAATTTCGTAGACCGACGGATCGCGACGAACGATGTTCGGGACGACCTGTTGGGCATGCTCATGCGCGCCACGTACGAAGACGACGGCGGTCACATGCCCATCAAGCAACTCTACGACGAAGTGCTCAATTTGGTCATTGCGGCCTTCGAAACGACCACCAGCGGCATCTCCTGGGCGCTGTATCTCATTGCCAAGCATGCGGAGGTAGGGCGGCGGTTCGTTAACGAGATCGACACGCAACTCCAGGGGCGAATCCCCACGTATCAGGACCTGAACAATCTTACGTACACCCGGCAGATCGTCGACGAAACGCTTCGTCTGTATTCTCCGGCGTACCAAACGATGCGGGCGGCCATCGAGGACGACGACATCGGCGGGTACCACGTTCCTGCGGGAACCAACATTTACCTCAATAGCTACGTAACCCACCGCCATCCGAATTTTTGGCAAGATCCGGAAAAGTTCGACCCCGAGCGCTTTACCCCCGAGGCGATCGCCGAGCGTCCCAAGCACGCGTACTTTCCTTTCGGAAGCGGCCCCCGTATTTGCATCGGCAAGTACTTCGCACTGGCCGAATTGCAATTGATTCTCGCCATCGTGGCCCAGCGTTATCGACTGGAAATACCACCGGATCAAGGTCCGACGGTGGCCGACCAACTCATTACGTTGCACCCAAGGGGCGGGGTGCGCCTTCTCGTGCACGAACGCTGA
- a CDS encoding chorismate mutase: MQIVRSLRVASMMLSLAACAGGGVSAQQKPATEPAAPSPADKAVASLASLASERLGVADRVAASKWGTDKPIDDPPREKQVLDDMAKRASEMGVDSEAVQRIFRDQIEANKLVQRGLHQQWAAAPATAPTTRPDLAKEVRPALDRIGGDLLTAIRDAQPVLTSPQCAASVERARAQTATSLDELHRQGLERALQHACNGAP, from the coding sequence ATGCAAATCGTGAGGTCGCTTCGGGTCGCGTCGATGATGCTCTCTCTTGCCGCCTGCGCCGGCGGGGGCGTAAGCGCGCAGCAGAAACCGGCCACGGAGCCTGCGGCGCCGTCCCCTGCGGACAAGGCGGTCGCGTCACTTGCCTCGCTGGCGAGCGAACGCTTGGGCGTCGCGGATCGGGTTGCGGCTTCGAAGTGGGGCACGGACAAGCCCATCGACGACCCGCCGCGCGAGAAGCAAGTGCTCGACGACATGGCCAAACGCGCATCGGAAATGGGTGTCGACAGCGAAGCCGTGCAGCGCATCTTTCGCGATCAGATCGAAGCCAACAAGCTGGTCCAGCGCGGGCTTCATCAGCAATGGGCAGCCGCACCGGCGACCGCCCCCACGACACGCCCGGATCTCGCCAAGGAGGTCCGCCCCGCGCTGGATCGCATCGGTGGCGATCTTTTGACGGCCATCCGCGACGCCCAGCCGGTCCTCACGAGCCCGCAGTGCGCCGCTTCGGTGGAGCGCGCCCGCGCCCAGACCGCGACCAGCTTGGACGAGCTGCACCGGCAAGGCCTCGAGCGCGCACTCCAGCACGCGTGCAACGGCGCACCCTGA
- a CDS encoding exonuclease: protein MSYVMVDVEADGPIPGDYSMICFGAVIVEPGLSRTFYGRLRPISDQWVSEALHISGFSREETLAFDEPKQVMTEFDQWLKENARNRRLFISDNNGFDWQFINWYFHHFLGRNPFGYSSLNLGSLYKGVVKDTFQTFKHLRRTRHTHNPIDDALGNAEALLEMKERMGLVISFE from the coding sequence ATGAGTTACGTGATGGTCGATGTCGAAGCCGATGGCCCCATTCCGGGCGATTACTCGATGATCTGCTTCGGCGCCGTGATCGTCGAGCCGGGGCTCTCGCGGACTTTCTACGGCCGGCTACGGCCCATTTCCGACCAATGGGTGTCCGAGGCATTGCACATCAGCGGCTTCTCGCGCGAGGAGACGCTCGCGTTCGACGAACCGAAGCAGGTGATGACCGAGTTCGACCAATGGCTGAAGGAGAACGCCCGCAATCGGCGATTGTTCATCTCCGACAACAATGGTTTCGACTGGCAATTCATCAATTGGTACTTCCACCACTTTCTCGGGCGGAATCCCTTTGGATACAGCTCGCTGAACCTTGGCTCGCTCTACAAAGGCGTCGTCAAAGACACGTTCCAGACGTTCAAACACTTGCGCAGGACGCGCCATACGCACAATCCCATCGACGATGCGCTCGGCAATGCCGAGGCTCTGTTGGAGATGAAGGAGCGCATGGGGCTCGTTATTTCCTTCGAGTGA